The nucleotide sequence ACCCTGCCTGTTTTGGTGTGTCCGTCCGTTCCCCCacccccttgagacagggtttttctgtaaacagtcttgctgtcctggaactctctatgtagaccaggctggcctcaaactctgagagagatctgcctatctctgcctcctgagtgctgagattaaaggcgtgtaccaccactgcccagctacccCATCTGTTTTCACATCTTCAGCTAGACTCCAGGATCAGAGCCTGTCACCTCTGTACTGAACAGAGACTCAAACCACAGCCAACAGGACAAGTTAGCTTTTAGCCCTCAAAGAATTCTGAAGTGACACTCTTGCAGTTGTAtctaatatttcatttaaaacctGCTGAAGGGTTGGTTGGTAAAGagccatggaggaaggagaaaactctTTCCCCCAAGTTATCCTGATttctgtatgcatgcacacaaaataagagCAACAGGAAAACAACTGATAGCAGCCCTCAATGAAcataaacacatcacacacaaaaactGTTGAAACTAGGAATGTATCAATATCAGGGGACTTGCCTACCGTGTGAGAAAAATGACCATATTTATATCCTGTATTATGAGaagattttctttctggtttaCGGTATCAGAACCAGGTCAAGCCCACATTAATAAGCATGCTCCTGCTGCTCACACAAACATAGAGCATATCCTTAGATACATATGACCTCAGAGTAGTTATTGTGTGGCCTCAAAAACCACAGGGCTAGCAGAGCAGTAGTGCACaccttaatccaagcactcaggaggcagaggcagttggatctctgaatttgagaccagcctggtctacagagcgagttctaggtcagccagagctacagagagaaaccctgttaaaACTACGGGCCAAACTAGTGGTACAGTGCTGAATACCTGGTCTCCAGTTCATTGTAGTAGACCCCGTCGCCCTCCCGAAAGATGAAGAAGTAGTTTTCCTCATAGCCCTTACTGGCCTTGTTCTTCACATTCCAGTTGTATTCCCGAGCAATCTTGTAGTCATACCTGTGGAGGAGGTACAGGGTCAGCCCCATTTGTTCTGAGTAGTAAATGGGACACACTTGAGAATTCCAAAGCCTAACCCTTACACATCATCTGGTGCATagtccatctcttcctcctggtCCCGTTTTCGTTTCTTCAGTGTCTCTTCCACAGGTAGAAAATAAGCCACAAACTGGTTCCCTTCCTCATCCATCATCCCCCTGGTTGTGGGGAGAAGAAAGTAAAGGTCAAAGGCAAAGAAATaacaaagctgggtgtggtgagaCATGCCTGTAAATTCACCTTTccagaggttgaggcaagaggaatGCCaggagttggaggtcagcctgagcaacaGGGTCATACCATACCCTATTTCAAAAACACCCAAATGGGGGAGAGGCAACAAGCAGCAGGCCAAGGTATAAAGCAAGACCACTGACCTGATCATGGCCTGAGACATCATCTCTAGTGCAGCTGCCCCACTCGTGTCCTTAGGGGCTGGGTCTGAATCAAAAATGACCTGAGCACATGGGTTGATCCACATCTGGGAAATAGAAGACACTAAAGTTAGTATGGACTGATTAGGCACAGGAAGTTGACCCTGCTTCCTTCCCATCCCAAACCTGACCTTGAAGTCTGGGAAGACAGGCATGACCTCCACTGGTGTCACTCGGGGCTTGCTGTAATGCTGGGAGATCTGTTAGAACAAAAAGGGTGAGAAAGGAAGAACCTGAGGCGCTCTCTTGCTTTTATCCCTTTCCTCCAATTACCGATTTCTGGGCATCTTCAAAAGTCTTCTCAATAGCTGTAATCTGACTGTCCCTGTCTTTGTatatttcttcctctgtgaacTGCTGCTTCACAGAAACCCCAATCCTAGAAGTGAAGAGAAAGTCAGGGGCCTCTGGACATCTCTAAAGTCTTGCCCGCTTCCCCTACCACCTGTTTGTTACTTACTTGACCTCAGGCTTCTCATTGGAGATGCCATATCTGTTGAACTCAGTGGAGATATACTCTGTCTTCCGCATCCATGGCACCACCTTCGCGTGCTGCTGGGATCTGGAGTAGACCAGGCACCTCAGGGTCCCATGCTTGGCAAAGCCAACCCAGTATCCATATAGTACCACCTTACCTCTTAGAGCTGGTGGGAGCCTGAATCTCCTCTTCCAAAAGCTTCTCATCAGCTGGATCCAGAAGAACTAGGGAGTGAGGGGCAGGACTGTGAGGGATGCCCAGGCCTGCCCTTGCTGGCCTAAAGCAGACCCTCCCTGTTTCCTCACACACCATTGGGATCGATGCGATAGGTGTCAGGGTTGATGAGATCAATGGTGACCCCCAGGTCAGGCTCAGTCAGAAGGTCATGTTTGTGCTGTTTCTCCAAAGAAGTTGCTTTATACTGAACAAACCTGGGTGGGAAAACATGCCTATTATAATTTCCTGATCCACCCTCATCTACCACATCCTCCCTTCTTAGAAGCTAAGCCTCTATGGAGAGGAACTCAATGTTTCCAGCACTGGCAGCTTCTCAGAGGAGTATCACATGCTGCTTTGTCTACTAGTATCTATGGAGCACCTATGTGCTGGCACAGGGAGGAAGATGCAGTAAGTACTCCTTACCTTTAGTGAACTATTTCTTGGGAGTTTTTCCATCCTTGAGCTCAGTCTTACCTGTTCTGGTCGAAGGGGTAGGTGATGAACTTGGGGTCAAATGGGATGTCTGGAAGGCTATTGCAGTATTTGACTCGACAGACCACTCCAGACCTAGGGAAACAGTGGCTGCCTCAAAATTAGGTCTCACAAGCTtgcagaggtgactcagcagttaagagggaGTACTTGTCCTGTAGACAAGTTCCATACCGGGCTGCtgacaaccacctgcaactccagatccagggggaTCTGACATCTGGGCCTTTCTTTGTAGGCAGTTGCACAAAACATGCAATAATAGAAACAGCTGAAgttggtggcacaggcttttaatccctgcactcgggaggcaggcagacGGCTGAGAGTTTAGGCTAGTgatggtttacatagcaagttacagGCTAGTCAGGACTGtagagtaagactgtctcaaaagaaagaattgCTGGGCTGCTGCtggtctttaaccccagcactcaggaagcagaggtgggcagatctggtctacagagtgagttccagttacacaaaccctgtctcaaggaaaaaattaggaataataatttttaaacaacaaaCAGCCTCACGATAAGACTGTCAGCAGGTAAAGGCGTCTGCTGTCacgcctgaggacctgagtttaatctctcAGACCTATACCTATAGTGTGGAAAAAATTGACCCTATAACTACTCTTTCGACTGCCACACACAGCCTAGGTGTGTGTACacacgatttaaaaaaaaaaaaaactaggtttCTGCTGCTGGGTATGGCCACGATAGCGAGTCTGAGGTCATTCTAGGCCACTTTATGAGACATTCAAAAgcacgaaagaaaaaaaaaggccctcAACCACTCTGCCAATGCTGCCAGCGTCCCTGTTCCACCCTCCAGGAAAACGTAGTGGGGCTCACCTCTCAGGCAAGGTCCGG is from Microtus pennsylvanicus isolate mMicPen1 chromosome 1, mMicPen1.hap1, whole genome shotgun sequence and encodes:
- the Paf1 gene encoding RNA polymerase II-associated factor 1 homolog, producing the protein MAPTIQTQAQREDGHRPNSHRTLPERSGVVCRVKYCNSLPDIPFDPKFITYPFDQNRFVQYKATSLEKQHKHDLLTEPDLGVTIDLINPDTYRIDPNVLLDPADEKLLEEEIQAPTSSKRSQQHAKVVPWMRKTEYISTEFNRYGISNEKPEVKIGVSVKQQFTEEEIYKDRDSQITAIEKTFEDAQKSISQHYSKPRVTPVEVMPVFPDFKMWINPCAQVIFDSDPAPKDTSGAAALEMMSQAMIRGMMDEEGNQFVAYFLPVEETLKKRKRDQEEEMDYAPDDVYDYKIAREYNWNVKNKASKGYEENYFFIFREGDGVYYNELETRVRLSKRRAKAGVQSGTNALLVVKHRDMNEKELEAQEARKAQLENHEPEEEEEEEMEAEEKEAGGSDEEHEKGSSSEKEGSEDERSGSESDREEGDRDEASDKSGSGEDESSEDEARAARDKEEIFGSDADSEDDADSDDEERGQARRGSDNDSDSGSDGGGQRSRSQSRSRSRSASPFPSGSEHSAQEDGSEAAASDSSEADSDSD